The following nucleotide sequence is from Alteromonas sp. V450.
AAAACCAGAGTCCAATTGAATCGTGACATCATCCATATTCCAACAAAACGTCCTGCCGCACGAAGAATAAAAAACGCGGTTACAGAATAAATAGCCAACGTTTGAGAGAAGCCTTGCGTATAACAGTCATACGTTGATTTAATTGAGGTAGCATCACATACCAAATAGCTTGGCATCCATACATATATTGCACTTTCTGCTGCCACATAAAGAAAGGCCCCGACAGAAAACCCAAGCGCGTAAGGGTTTTTCATTAACAACAAACTTTGTAGTACAGAAACCTTGTCTGATGAATCAGCAGTCACTTTGTTGTAGCTGGGATATTTAACAAGCAGGGCCCCTACAATAAGTACGGTGCATACACCGCCAGCTATCACATAAAGCCATTGCCAAGCAACGCCTTGATGTATCAGGTAAGCTACAATCAAGGGGCCAATTATTGCACCTACGCCAAAAAACGCTTCAGCGCCGTTCATGGTGGCCGTATGTTGCTTTGTTGAAGTAGAAATATCACCAATGAGCGCAAGAGCACCTGTTTTAAATATGCCAACGGCCACGCCAGACAAGCTCATTAAGCTGACAATGAGGAGAAAATCGTTGGCAATTAAAAAGCTGTAGCAAGCCGCACCAAAGAGCGCTAAACCAATGATAATAGTAGGTTTGCGGCCTAATTTGTCTGCTAAGAACCCTAATAATAACCCCGACAGCGCAATACCGAGCATGGGCAATGAATGCATTAAACTCGCCTGTGCGTTGGTAACCGAAAACGCAACTTTTACCTCTTAGATGATTTCCCCTACCGAGTCTGATGTCATAGCAAACATCATAAACATAAGGTAGGTTAGCCAGCGGATAATTCTGCTACTAGAGTCTTGGTTAGGCATAGTAATCTCACAAAACGTACTTTTTAAATCTTATCAACCGCTTGTTAACGGCGAACACTACAGCGCTTTACATATCGCTTATCAAAAAAATGTTAAACACACTGTAATAAGCTTGATAACTTATCTTAATCGTTTAAGATAAAAGTTAACAGAATTTAAAAAGGCTGTAAACCAGTTAATTAGCATAGGCCGTTCTGCATCTAATTGCGGGCGCCGCTGGAGTTATTTATGAGCTATGCTGCAAGCAGTGAAGTTTGTTTATCAAGAATTTTAGAATCTATTGATTTTACTGGGTTAACCAAAAAAGACACCGCGCTTTTTACACGTCGCTTAAACGCGCATTTTCCCTCGTTGTTTGAAAAATACACCTATATTTACGGACACCAATACGATTGTTACTTCCACTTACAAAAGCTAATCGAAGCGTTAAGAGATGGATTACAAGCGAGAAAACCCGCCCTTAAAAGGTTGGATACTGAAAGCCTAAAAGATCCGCTTTGGTATCGAGACGAGTCGCAGGTCGGAATGGCTTGCTATGTCGATTTGATGGGACCCAAGGTAAAAGATTTACAAAGCAAAATTCCATACTTTAAAGCCATAGGCATTACTTACCTACATTTAATGCCACTTTATGCTTCGCCTGAAGGCGACAGCGATGGAGGTTATGCTGTATCGGATTACAGAAAAGTTAACCCTGTGCTTGGAACAGTCAGTGAACTCGCAACGTTAGCGTCGGCGCTTCGAAAGGAAGGTATCAAGCTCGTGTTAGATTTTGTATTTAATCATACATCTGACGAGCACAGATGGGCTCAAGCAGCGCTCGCTGGTGATGTCCAATACCAGAATTTCTATTACCTGTTTGATGACCGACAAGAACCCGACCAATACGAGCAGACACTCAGAGAAATCTTTCCACAAGTAAGGCGAGGAAGCTTCACGTATAATGAACACATGGAAAAGTGGGTATGGACCACATTTAATAGTTTTCAGTGGGATCTAAATTACAGTAACCCAGAGGTGTTTAACGCAATAACATCGGAAATGCTGTTTCTAGCAAATATAGGCTGTACCGCTCTACGGCTTGATGCTCTTGCATTTATCTGGAAAGAAATGGGAACAAACTGCGAAAATCAAGATAAAGCTCATTTACTTATACAAGCTTTTAACACCTGTTTACAGATTGTAGCGCCCTCAGTTGTCTTTAAATCGGAAGCTATTGTTCACCCCGATGAAGTTGTTAAATACATCGACAAAAACGAATGCCAGCTCTCTTACAACCCCTTATTAATGGCACTTCTGTGGAACTCGTTAGCAACGAGAAAAACCCGCTTACTGACTCGTTCCATGCAGAAAAGTTTCTCTATTTCACAAGACTGTGCATGGGTAAACTACGTCAGGTGCCACGATGATATTGGTTGGACATTCGATGACGCTGTGGCACAAGAGTTAGGTATTAACGCATTTGATCATCGTATGTTTTTAAATCAATTTTATACTGGCCGATTTGAGGGCAGTTTTGCTGACGGTGTTCCCTTTGCAGAAAATCCCTCGAACGGCGATTGTCGAGTATGCGGTTCGCTTGCGTCACTTTGTGGCCTTGAGAGTGCGCTGAAAAATAACAATCAGCAAGAAATTGACGATGCAATCAAACGAATGCTATTGCTTTATGGCATAACATTTAGCATTGGCGGTATTCCATTGTTATATTCAAGCGATGAGATAGCTAAACTCAACGACTATAGCTACCGTACAGATGACATTAAAAAACACGACGATAGATGGGTAAATCGAATTGCAGTCTCGCCTCAAGATATTGCTGTAGTGCTCGGCACCGTCGCACCTGTTACAGCACAACAATACGCCAGCATCCGTGTTTTCGACGGTCTAAAGAAAATGCTGGAAACGAGGAAAAGGTTCGCCGTTTTCGGTCGTGCAACAACAACAGTTATCAACGCTCAAAACCATCATTGCTTTGTTTTTGTTCGCGAAAACGACAATAACGAAACGTTAATTGTGCTGTGTAACTTCAGCGAGCATACGCAGAGCGTGAATTGCGACGTATTATCGAGCTTTGCAACTTTGCCTTACCGCGACCTTTTAAGCGAACAGCACTTTTCACGCTTACCCAGTTCACTAACACTATCGCCATTCGAACAAAAATGGCTACACAGCGCCTACAGTTAATACTGTAAGGCGCGCTCTACATTCATTCTTCAACTTAATAAGTAAAAAAGCGCTTATTTTGCAATTATTCCCAGCAAAAAAACAAAACAGGACTAGACTTAAATTAATATGGCAGCGCTAAGGAAATCAGTTTCTGTTCGCTGCAAGATCATCCCCTCGTACACATCTCGACATAGCTAAAAATAAAGCTGAAGAGCAAGTTATACTTATGCGGAAAAAGGAACACGCTATGCAAAATGGAAAGGCGTTAGAGTATATGTGCCCATGTTGTGGCGAAGTTAACTTTTTGGATATTGATTGCACAAAAGATATGTATAAAGAGAAACTTGAACCTTGCAAATGCTGTAAAAGGATCCTCAGCTTAACCGCAGCAGACGGTGTGTTAGGCCGAATTAACCTTATCGTCGATACTCATGACACCGAGCGGTTGTTAAAATGACAACCGCGCAGCATTTTTTCATGTAAATAAATTTAGTGGTGTGGAATTTTAGCGGAAAAAGTCCTGCTTCAACGCGCTGTCCGTCAAAAAGCGACCACCTAATGCAGATGTTTTCGTATATGAGTTTGTGTCGCGGATCCCTCTTGCCTTAACGCAATAATGGGTAGCGTTGATGCTTACTGCGACGTCCTCTGTATTGGTCAACGTTTGCAAAGCCACCAACACTTGCTGCGTTAAACGCTCCTGTACCTGTGGGCGCTGAGCAAAAAAACCTACCAGCCGATTTATTTTTGAAAGGCCGATAACCGTGTCTTTAGGTATATAAGATACAGTCGCCGTGCCATCAATAGTAACAAAGTGGTGCTCACAAGTGCTGGTAAGGCTAATATCAGACACTTGTACAGGTTGATCTATCTGCATCTTGTTTTCAATAGCAGTAATCTTAGGAAATTTACGATAGTCCAACCCGCCGAATATTTCGTTTACATACATTTTTGCAATTCGCATTGGCGTATCGCACAGACTGTCGTCAGTTAGATCAAGGCCAAGCGTGTCCATTACGTCACGCATCGCGCTTTCGATTCGTTTGCGCTTTTGCTCGTCAGTCAGACCATTAGCCACCATGGGTGTCTCTAAACCCTTGGCTTCTAATGCTTCTCGTACACGTTGTGCTGGCTCTGATATAGAGGGGTCTAGTGCATCGCGCACAATTACCGCTTCTTTTGCTAACATTACTTTATCCGTTATAACTTCTTTTTTGACCTTGTACGAGCATAAGTTCGTTACAGATCGATTACGTGGCAACATGACTTTTATTTAATGTCATTGCTACTTACCATGCATATGGCACAGAATAATAAAACCGTTACCTTTCACCAAAGAAGGACATTATCTTGAATTCACCTGTGTTGATTACAGGCGCAAGTCAACGTTTGGGCTTAGCCATGGCAAATAGTCTACTTGACCAGGGCCAGCACGTTGTCGTGACTTACCGAACACTTCGGCCAAGCATTTCAATGCTTGAGAATAAAGGCGCTACAGTCATACAGGCCGATTTTAGCACTGAGGCGGCTATTGATCGAGCAATTGATGAGATTAAGGCAATCAGTAAAACCTATCGAGGAGTAATTCACAACGCGTCAGATTGGGCACAGGAGAAAGATAACGATAATAAACACGAATTAATGCAGCGCATGATGATGATTCATGCCGTCGCCCCCTACCGCATAAACTTGGCATTAGAAGAGGCGTTGTGTGGCTGTGAAGTGCCAGCTGACATTATTCATATGACGGATTACGTTCAAGAAACAGGAAGCGAGAAACACATGGCATATGCGGCAAGTAAGGCAGCCCTGCATAACCTGACCCTGTCATTTGCTAAGAAGCTCGCACCAAAGGTAAAAGTAAATAGCATTGCCCCAGCTTTGCTTATGTTCAATGAGGGTGATGACGAAGCTTACAAGCAAAAAGCGCTAGGAAAATCATTGTTAGAGATAGTACCGGGGGCGCAAGAGGCCGTGAAAGCCGTAAACTATTTATTAGATAGCGACTACGTAACAGGACAAACCCTTCATCTAAACGGCGGGCGACATTTGAAGTAAAGATTGCCCTCTTTTCGGTTATTCCAGTTTTACTGCATGGCTTAAAGTAATCGTCACCGCCAATTAATTTCATCGCCATTTGCCTTGGTCTCATGCTGAGGCATGGCTATAATCCGAACCCTATTTTGTAGCTATTTGGAATTTTACTATGCACGGCAACCGTACTATGGCGCCTGAATGGCATAACATTGATGCTGTTATGTTAGCGTGGCCTCATGCGCAAACCGACTGGGCTCCATGGTTAGAAGACGCGAGAACGACGTATCTGAACGTGATTGCTGCAGTAAACCGTAATGATGCGGGTGTAATTTTATTATGTGCGCCAAGTGACGTAGACGATCTCAACTCTCGTTTACCAGAGAACGCTCGAGTGCTTATTGTTCCTGCCTCATTTAACGACACATGGATGCGCGACTACGGCTTCATTACTTGTAAAGACAGTGAAGGCAATGGCTCGCCGGTAGAATTTCGCTTTAACGGTTGGGGCAATAAGTTTAACGCCGCTGAAGATAACCTGGCGAATCAGCGTTATCTTGCCAGCATGTGTAAATCTGTACTTCGCAGCAGCCCAATTGTGGCAGAAGGTGGCGCGCTAGAAATTGATGAAGACGGGCATCTATTAAGTACTGCCCAGTGTTTACTTAACCCTGAGCGTAATGGTGATATGTCGCTAAGCGCTTACGAAGATGCATTTAAAGATATGCTAGGCTGCAGCAAAGTGACTATTTTGCAACATGGTCATTTAGAAGGTGATGATACTGACGGTCACATCGACACATTAGTGCGTTTCACGCCGAACAAAGGCCTAGTGATCCAGGCGTGTAACAACCGTCCTAATGACAGTCATTTTGAAGGGTTGAAAGCGTTGTGCGACGAGTGCGCCCTTGAGCTGCCTGAGCATGAACAGTTTCATCTGCCGCTGCCTAATATTGTAAATGACGAAGGGGATCGCCTGCCGGCATCGTACGCAAATTACTTAATTTGTAACAACGCAATATTATTGCCTGTTTACGGTGAAGAGGAAGACGCAGAAGCTATTGAAACTGTAAAGAGAGCACATCCCAATCATATTGTTGAACCAATCGATTGCAGTGTACTCGTAAGACAATACGGCAGCTTGCATTGCATTTCCATGCAGGTGCCTACAAATACGTTAAAAGATTCGATTATCACCACCTTAAAGAAAGGAGTGTCATTACATGCGCCCAGCTAAGCTAAAAGTGGGTCTGGTACAACAGGCTGTTGCCGATAACGATAAAGCAACGAACTGGAATAAAAGTGCCGAGCAAATTGCCAAATTAGCGGCTGAAGGATGCGAGTGTATTTTGCTTCAAGAACTACACAGCACCCTGTATTTTTGCCAGCAAGAAGATACTGACGCCTTTGATTTGGCTGAACCAATTCCTGGGCCTGCGACAGACTTTTTTGGTGAACTCGCCGAAAAACACAATATCGTGTTGGTGACATCTTTATTTGAAAAGCGCGGTTCAGGTTTGTATCACAACACTGCAGTCGTGTTCGACCGCAGCAAAGAAATTGCGGGCAAATACCGTAAAATGCACATTCCTGATGACCCAGGCTTTTACGAGAAGTTTTACTTCACACCGGGCGATATGGGCTTCACGCCTATTGAAACCAGCGTAGGTAAACTTGGCGTATTGGTATGCTGGGATCAGTGGTATCCAGAAGCGGCACGTCTGATGGC
It contains:
- a CDS encoding alpha-amylase family glycosyl hydrolase, with product MSYAASSEVCLSRILESIDFTGLTKKDTALFTRRLNAHFPSLFEKYTYIYGHQYDCYFHLQKLIEALRDGLQARKPALKRLDTESLKDPLWYRDESQVGMACYVDLMGPKVKDLQSKIPYFKAIGITYLHLMPLYASPEGDSDGGYAVSDYRKVNPVLGTVSELATLASALRKEGIKLVLDFVFNHTSDEHRWAQAALAGDVQYQNFYYLFDDRQEPDQYEQTLREIFPQVRRGSFTYNEHMEKWVWTTFNSFQWDLNYSNPEVFNAITSEMLFLANIGCTALRLDALAFIWKEMGTNCENQDKAHLLIQAFNTCLQIVAPSVVFKSEAIVHPDEVVKYIDKNECQLSYNPLLMALLWNSLATRKTRLLTRSMQKSFSISQDCAWVNYVRCHDDIGWTFDDAVAQELGINAFDHRMFLNQFYTGRFEGSFADGVPFAENPSNGDCRVCGSLASLCGLESALKNNNQQEIDDAIKRMLLLYGITFSIGGIPLLYSSDEIAKLNDYSYRTDDIKKHDDRWVNRIAVSPQDIAVVLGTVAPVTAQQYASIRVFDGLKKMLETRKRFAVFGRATTTVINAQNHHCFVFVRENDNNETLIVLCNFSEHTQSVNCDVLSSFATLPYRDLLSEQHFSRLPSSLTLSPFEQKWLHSAYS
- the folE gene encoding GTP cyclohydrolase I FolE, translating into MLAKEAVIVRDALDPSISEPAQRVREALEAKGLETPMVANGLTDEQKRKRIESAMRDVMDTLGLDLTDDSLCDTPMRIAKMYVNEIFGGLDYRKFPKITAIENKMQIDQPVQVSDISLTSTCEHHFVTIDGTATVSYIPKDTVIGLSKINRLVGFFAQRPQVQERLTQQVLVALQTLTNTEDVAVSINATHYCVKARGIRDTNSYTKTSALGGRFLTDSALKQDFFR
- the folM gene encoding dihydromonapterin reductase, with amino-acid sequence MNSPVLITGASQRLGLAMANSLLDQGQHVVVTYRTLRPSISMLENKGATVIQADFSTEAAIDRAIDEIKAISKTYRGVIHNASDWAQEKDNDNKHELMQRMMMIHAVAPYRINLALEEALCGCEVPADIIHMTDYVQETGSEKHMAYAASKAALHNLTLSFAKKLAPKVKVNSIAPALLMFNEGDDEAYKQKALGKSLLEIVPGAQEAVKAVNYLLDSDYVTGQTLHLNGGRHLK
- a CDS encoding agmatine deiminase family protein — encoded protein: MHGNRTMAPEWHNIDAVMLAWPHAQTDWAPWLEDARTTYLNVIAAVNRNDAGVILLCAPSDVDDLNSRLPENARVLIVPASFNDTWMRDYGFITCKDSEGNGSPVEFRFNGWGNKFNAAEDNLANQRYLASMCKSVLRSSPIVAEGGALEIDEDGHLLSTAQCLLNPERNGDMSLSAYEDAFKDMLGCSKVTILQHGHLEGDDTDGHIDTLVRFTPNKGLVIQACNNRPNDSHFEGLKALCDECALELPEHEQFHLPLPNIVNDEGDRLPASYANYLICNNAILLPVYGEEEDAEAIETVKRAHPNHIVEPIDCSVLVRQYGSLHCISMQVPTNTLKDSIITTLKKGVSLHAPS
- a CDS encoding carbon-nitrogen hydrolase, whose amino-acid sequence is MRPAKLKVGLVQQAVADNDKATNWNKSAEQIAKLAAEGCECILLQELHSTLYFCQQEDTDAFDLAEPIPGPATDFFGELAEKHNIVLVTSLFEKRGSGLYHNTAVVFDRSKEIAGKYRKMHIPDDPGFYEKFYFTPGDMGFTPIETSVGKLGVLVCWDQWYPEAARLMAMAGADLLFYPTAIGWDLTDTEEERTRQHGAWETIQRSHAVANSVPVIVANRTGFEASPVEGDPGIQFWGQSFVAGPQGEILAKAEAEGETTLTVELDMERTEQVKRIWPYFRDRRIDAYDELTKRWRD